Proteins encoded in a region of the Anopheles aquasalis chromosome 2, idAnoAquaMG_Q_19, whole genome shotgun sequence genome:
- the LOC126572630 gene encoding uncharacterized protein LOC126572630, whose amino-acid sequence MSGQNVQPLTGNYIIKIVPTSTGGQQFTLQQQAPQQFTIQQQTAQPFPAADSPALVYRDQQTEQTNSHAAEITSLVRQVMSEIAELEKSMGIVKLPDVPSETELLLEADMARSASTPPLTDSEEADQGQQGGSDCLSLSSLDPSVYALVQKALKLIKKSETPYAMPIIKPPMPFSQVKSLAELEELEAKAADKAFILSVIKAVGYLEGGGRTACLQLAEKFFDRLFIAQCCWAGKTSNKIPIKNYKNTINLLYRTARYSDLKLTYWEAAEVIYQVVKNWKPDANRKRKATMRRKKRMYLESENNDPEVTLDISMISEESASESEPDEQVKPWW is encoded by the coding sequence ATGTCTGGACAGAACGTACAGCCCCTCACGGGCAACTACATCATAAAGATAGtgcccaccagcaccggaggGCAACAGTTTACACTCCAGCAGCAAGCACCGCAACAGTTCACCatccaacagcaaacagcgcaACCGTTTCCAGCCGCAGACAGTCCAGCGTTGGTCTATCGGGATCAGCAGACCGAGCAGACCAATTCGCACGCCGCCGAAATTACCAGCCTGGTGAGACAAGTGATGTCGGAGATCGCCGAACTGGAGAAATCCATGGGCATCGTCAAGCTTCCGGATGTACCCAGCGAGACGGAACTCCTGCTGGAAGCGGATATGGCGCGCAGTGCCTCGACACCACCGTTAACCGACTCGGAAGAGGCGGACCAGGGGCAGCAAGGTGGCAGCGACTGTCTGTCGCTGTCCTCGCTCGACCCATCCGTTTACGCACTGGTACAGAAGGCGCTAAAGTTGATCAAGAAGAGCGAAACGCCGTACGCAATGCCGATCATTAAGCCACCGATGCCGTTCTCGCAAGTGAAGAGTTTGGccgagctggaggagctggaagCGAAGGCCGCCGATAAAGCGTTCATCCTGTCCGTGATCAAAGCCGTGGGCTATCTGGAAGGGGGCGGCCGGACCGCTTGTTTGCAGCTTGCGGAGAAGTTCTTTGACCGTCTCTTCATTGCGCAGTGCTGCTGGGCCGGTAAAACGAGCAACAAAATTCCAAtcaaaaattataaaaatacGATTAACCTGCTGTACCGCACCGCTCGCTACTCGGACCTCAAGCTAACGTATTGGGAGGCGGCGGAAGTAATCTATCAGGTCGTGAAGAACTGGAAGCCCGATGCCAACAGGAAGAGAAAGGCTACAATGAGACGGAAAAAGCGCATGTATTTGGAGAGCGAAAATAACGACCCAGAGGTAACTCTTGATATATCGATGATAAGTGAGGAGAGTGCGAGTGAAAGCGAGCCTGACGAGCAAGTTAAACCGTGGTGGTAA
- the LOC126572631 gene encoding uncharacterized protein LOC126572631 produces MDPNIHELVRQVFAETRRIENALHFMTNSTAADPLLESETEGAGTRGVWSKRNKTYKPPEFTAPPGTTTDDQPSAAKRRKLESESLEPINVEKLLNPSSTKTAAVPSATETDKALGTVEAILQKALEVVWLATTPPTLKHPMPFNPVRNLIELQRLEIKADGGKLLKPVVRAIGDIKGNGRVVGCRIVDFFFERAFLLQCDWFANEKATESRTIPLSEYTNTIALFHETILRSDPDFTLEDTELFLQSCLVEIRKKEEQDACPETTEDIGEEEEHLDQSIVIEETVVSESEIEEVAVPWWT; encoded by the coding sequence ATGGACCCGAATATCCATGAGTTAGTGCGGCAAGTGTTTGCCGAGACAAGGAGAATCGAAAACGCGTTGCATTTCATGACAAACTCTACCGCAGCGGATCCCTTGCtggaaagcgaaaccgaagGAGCCGGCACAAGAGGTGTCTggtcgaaacgaaacaaaacttaCAAACCCCCAGAGTTCACCGCACCACCCGGCACTACCACCGACGACCAGCCAAGCGCTGCGAAAAGACGGAAACTTGAGAGCGAATCGTTGGAGCCGATAAACGTAGAGAAGCTGCTAAATCCAAGCTCTACAAAAACCGCAGCTGTACCAAGCGCCACGGAAACGGACAAAGCCCTAGGAACCGTCGAGGCGATATTGCAGAAGGCACTAGAGGTTGTATGGCTAGCGACCACCCCACCGACACTGAAGCATCCGATGCCGTTCAATCCCGTGCGGAATTTGATCGAACTGCAGCGGCTGGAAATAAAGGCGGACGGTGGAAAACTGCTGAAACCTGTCGTGAGGGCGATCGGCGATATCAAGGGAAATGGCCGGGTGGTTGGTTGCCGAATAGTGGACTTCTTTTTCGAAAGGGCCTTCCTGTTGCAGTGTGATTGGTTTGCGAACGAGAAAGCTACCGAATCGCGGACGATCCCACTGTCGGAATACACCAACACGATCGCACTTTTCCACGAGACGATCCTTCGGTCTGACCCGGACTTTACGCTGGAAGACACGGAGCTGTTTTTGCAATCTTGCTTGGTGGAAAtaaggaaaaaagaggaacaggACGCATGTCCTGAGACTACAGAGGACATtggcgaggaagaggaacaccTGGATCAGAGCATCGTAATCGAAGAGACCGTGGTTAGCGAAAGTGAAATCGAGGAAGTTGCGGTGCCATGGTGGACATAG
- the LOC126572615 gene encoding uncharacterized protein LOC126572615 gives MAQAVDPSYPNMGWYTSVSQPDRIQIVVEEVLHEVKHLAIGMRAVLEHLGLVVEAEPRSEYVSDKSAYKAEPSQHFSGADGEFPQDQYEVIDEIPMQEQESYADQTPLEEQEIQEVQVVQEGQEVQEVQEVQEIQRIPDVLEVLEVQEEQSVSQDEQEIQDIQEIQEIQEIQDIQEIQEIQEIQEIQEIQEIQEIQEIQEEPEVLEELEELEELEEQDEQETLEEIQEAPMDEQEYRREKESFEALKLDQSILDRMKEESCEIDGRLMLAISAKPVRPFALVKCLYDLVQLESKAANPAFITPVIEWIGHIEGGGRTVCLQIVDQFFDRSFLLNVSWTGSTRSKVTNQAPAEVTTTKKIALRNYINTIDLFYRTVLYSDPEFTFEQATSFLHNCLRNATQRREFLKLRKSATKRRRQGITSPNGPHIRKAPRILSTKSAVQFDPSISYTSEEDLSLSVEAAREAHDVEHETNRTMMNDNAEHEMIEVYPMKMFTPIKCLSELNALEKQAADKSFVVSVLRSIGRVNGRGRAVALQMVDLFFDRNFLTQCSWAGVSRDGEARRIPLSLFSHTINLFYRAVLYSDLEYGLVEAKHFLQWCLSNAKSRSKKQPLKLSRITVDRPPMPFTPVGSLSELDALEARASDQAFVLCVVKAIETVEGGARTACLQLVDRFFDRGFLMQASWTGTSRAKRGEPNSTPKAEKLGAKIALRNYPNTIKLFYHAVRQSDLHFSYDQAKQFLRTCMKNSKQRLECRRMRKPVAKRRSKSTGVSPGSANESAKGAAGDSDAEGELIELDLPPVDMVEPIDDRIIRVVEFNPVQPFDTVKCLNDLERLEAKAMDQSFIVSVVKAIGCILGGGRAACLELVDRFFERSFLMQCSWTRAAKETGDQIPLGTYENTINLFHSVVRYSDLAFSLEDTKAFLQRCIRIAKQRGKIRGLKITGHKRKIQRLVTRQLHRMASGARNVMPFAPVTCLAELEELEKIASRRAVIISFINAVGPIRGGGRNVCLQIVDRIFDRSFLLNCSWSGVSKGLKSGKIALQNYENTLKLFYRAVLYSDPAFEYEDFRQFMMFCTRNAKHRHSVLSLRKSTTKNWLGRKNHWRSRYHPTVDVLEHQDEKYETTVGQESVHYVQIDDEVQPVVYEIVEVVE, from the coding sequence ATGGCGCAAGCAGTTGACCCTTCCTACCCAAACATGGGTTGGTATACATCCGTATCACAGCCGGATAGGATTCAAATTGTAGTGGAAGAAGTGCTGCATGAAGTCAAACATCTCGCAATCGGGATGCGCGCGGTGCTCGAACATCTCGGATTGGTAGTGGAAGCGGAACCCAGGTCGGAGTACGTATCGGATAAATCCGCTTACAAAGCTGAGCCGTCGCAGCATTTCTCGGGAGCTGATGGCGAGTTTCCCCAAGACCAGTATGAAGTAATCGACGAAATCCCAATGCAGGAACAGGAATCCTATGCGGATCAAACGCCACTAGAAGAACAAGAGATACAAGAAGTACAAGTGGTACAAGAGGGGCAAGAGGTGCAAGAGGTGCAAGAGGTGCAAGAGATACAAAGGATTCCAGATGTGCTAGAAGTTCTTGAGGTACAAGAGGAACAATCTGTATCTCAAGACGAACAAGAAATACAAGACATACAAGAAATACAAGAGATACAAGAAATACAAGACATACAAGAAATACAAGAGATACAAGAAATACAAGAGATACAAGAGATACAAGAGATACAAGAGATACAAGAGATACAAGAGGAACCAGAAGTACTAGAAGAGCTAGAGGAGCTAGAAGAGTTAGAGGAACAAGACGAGCAAGAGACACTGGAGGAGATACAAGAAGCACCCATGGATGAGCAGGAGTacagaagagagaaggaatCCTTTGAGGCCCTGAAGCTCGACCAAAGCATACTGGACAGAATGAAAGAGGAAAGCTGCGAGATTGACGGTCGACTTATGCTCGCTATTTCGGCCAAACCTGTACGACCATTTGCTCTAGTGAAGTGTTTGTATGATCTGGTGCAGCTCGAGTCAAAGGCGGCCAATCCAGCATTCATCACGCCCGTGATCGAATGGATAGGACACATAGAAGGCGGTGGACGGACGGTTTGTCTGCAAATCGTTGACCAGTTTTTCGATCGTTCATTCCTACTGAACGTCTCATGGACGGGATCCACGCGATCGAAAGTGACCAACCAGGCCCCAGCAGAggtcacgacgacgaaaaagaTAGCGCTACGGAACTACATTAACACGATAGACCTCTTCTACCGTACCGTGCTGTACTCGGATCCGGAATTCACCTTTGAGCAGGCTACTTCGTTCCTGCACAACTGCCTTAGGAACGCCACTCAACGTCGCGAGTTTCTTAAGCTGCGGAAATCGGCTACCAAGCGGCGTAGACAAGGCATCACGTCTCCGAATGGACCACACATCCGTAAGGCGCCCCGAATTTTATCCACCAAATCAGCGGTCCAATTCGATCCTTCCATTTCTTACACTTCCGAGGAGGATTTATCGCTGAGCGTAGAAGCCGCCAGAGAAGCGCACGACGTCGAGCACGAGACCAAccggacgatgatgaacgATAATGCGGAGCATGAGATGATAGAGGTCTATCCGATGAAAATGTTCACGCCGATCAAGTGTTTGTCCGAGCTTAATGCGTTGGAAAAACAGGCAGCCGATAAATCGTTCGTCGTTTCCGTGCTCCGATCGATAGGCCGAGTGAATGGAAGAGGCCGAGCCGTTGCCCTGCAGATGGTGGATCTGTTTTTCGACCGAAACTTCCTGACCCAGTGCTCGTGGGCTGGCGTTAGCAGGGACGGGGAAGCACGGAGAATACCCTTGAGCTTATTCAGTCACACGATCAACCTGTTCTATCGAGCCGTGCTGTACTCCGATCTCGAGTATGGTCTGGTAGAAGCGAAACATTTTCTCCAGTGGTGCCTCAGCAACGCCAAATCGCGGTCCAAGAAGCAGCCACTAAAACTTAGCCGTATAACCGTTGACCGACCACCGATGCCGTTCACGCCAGTCGGCAGCTTGTCCGAGCTTGATGCTCTCGAGGCACGGGCCTCCGATCAGGCATTCGTGCTGTGCGTCGTAAAAGCCATCGAGACCGTCGAAGGAGGGGCACGGACAGCGTGTCTTCAGCTAGTGGATCGCTTCTTCGATCGTGGCTTCCTGATGCAGGCCTCGTGGACGGGCACGTCGAGAGCGAAACGTGGCGAGCCAAACAGCACACCGAAAGCGGAGAAGTTGGGCGCCAAAATAGCCTTGAGGAATTATCCAAACACGATCAAGCTGTTCTACCACGCCGTGCGTCAGTCTGATCTGCATTTTTCTTACGATCAGGCGAAACAATTTCTTCGGACGTGTATGAAGAACTCCAAGCAGCGACTTGAATGCCGCCGTATGAGGAAACCGgttgcgaagcgaagaagtaaAAGCACGGGCGTATCACCGGGAAGTGCAAATGAATCGGCTAAAGGGGCTGCTGGCGATTCGGATGCGGAGGGTGAACTGATCGAGCTGGACTTACCGCCGGTGGATATGGTCGAACCAATTGACGATAGGATCATCCGGGTGGTCGAGTTCAATCCGGTGCAACCATTTGATACGGTGAAATGTTTGAACGATCTGGAACGGCTGGAAGCGAAGGCCATGGATCAAAGTTTCATCGTTTCGGTCGTGAAAGCAATCGGATGCATCCTGGGAGGTGGTCGTGCTGCATGCCTAGAGCTAGTGGATCGGTTTTTCGAACGGTCCTTCCTGATGCAGTGCTCCTGGACCCGAGCAGCCAAGGAGACTGGTGACCAAATTCCCCTTGGAACGTATGAGAACACCATCAATCTATTTCACAGCGTTGTACGGTACTCGGATCTGGCATTCTCACTCGAGGACACGAAAGCATTCCTTCAGCGGTGCATCAGAATTGCTAAGCAGCGGGGCAAAATACGAGGACTTAAAATAACCGGCCACAAACGAAAAATTCAACGACTAGTAACGAGGCAGCTGCATCGAATGGCATCCGGTGCCCGAAATGTGATGCCATTTGCACCGGTAACATGTTTGGCCGAGTTAGAAGAGCTTGAGAAGATAGCCAGCCGACGAGCGGTCATCATATCCTTCATCAATGCAGTTGGGCCCATACGGGGAGGCGGTCGGAATGTGTGTCTGCAGATCGTAGATCGAATctttgatcgatcgtttctGTTGAATTGTTCCTGGTCCGGCGTATCGAAGGGTTTGAAGAGTGGCAAAATAGCGCTtcaaaattatgaaaacacGCTCAAGCTATTCTACCGCGCGGTGCTCTATTCGGATCCGGCCTTTGAGTACGAAGATTTTAGGCAGTTCATGATGTTCTGTACGCGAAATGCTAAACATCGTCATTCGGTACTATCGCTGAGAAAATCGACCACCAAAAATTGGCTCGGGCGTAAAAATCATTGGCGCTCCCGTTATCACCCTACTGTCGACGTACTGGAGCATCAGGACGAGAAATATGAGACGACAGTAGGCCAGGAGTCTGTGCACTACGTACAAATCGACGATGAAGTGCAACCGGTGGTTTATGAGATAGTGGAAGTGGTTGAGTAG
- the LOC126572620 gene encoding ATP-dependent RNA helicase SUV3 homolog, mitochondrial, with protein MWKTGHRLRQCYRTLLGSRRTVRPCVAAHPGGSQVMLAYRGKKDDSRLFTPIPIRPSPDDINVGAELTGTLDKAEMLKVILSFSNRKEIKFLCLENGIDSNLQQQAFVSFRKYCLETDALPADLHVVLSDILQGAGHVDDIFPYFLRHVKQIFPHLECMDDLKKISDLRQPANWYPNARGMNRKVIFHSGPTNSGKTYHAMERFLSAKSGVYCGPLKLLASEVYNKSNQRGTPCDLVTGEERKFANPEGKPSAHVACTVEMTSINTPYEVAVIDEIQLLKDVGRGWAWTRAFLGLMAEEIHVCGEPGTADLLQKLCETTHESMEVRNYKRLTALHIEDQALITLDNVQPGDCIVCFSKNDIYSVSREIEARGKEVAVIYGGLPPGTKLAQAAKFNDPNNSCKVLVATDAIGMGLNLSIRRVIFYSMIKPTMNQKGEKEMDTISVSQALQIAGRAGRYGMKWEEGYVTTFKAEDLPTLRGILAQTPEPLSQAGLHPTADMIELYAYHLPNATLSNLMEIFVSLSTVDDSLYFMCNTEDFKFLAETIQHVPLPLRARYIFCCAPINRNMPFVCSMFLKYARRYSRNEPVTFDWLCNQCGWPFQLPRTIIDLVHLEAVFDVLDLYLWLSYRFPDLFPDEKLVRDIQRELDDIIQQGVFQITKLLKNSETAVSTNTPDEDSFVMRQRKSKYYRETSASGTRGRLTERLLAQGLLTPAMLQELKHEWDQQAKRSGKAAHGASDHSRSEDDDDPFDGGKKGRRKGSRVKPLK; from the exons ATGTGGAAAACTGGCCACAGATTGCGGCAATGTTACCGGACACTGCTGGGCTCGAGGCGAACGGTGAGGCCGTGTGTCGCTGCACATCCAGGCGGCTCGCAGGTGATGCTGGCATACCGGGGCAAGAAGGACGATAGTCGACTGTTTACCCCGATTCCGATCCGACCGAGCCCGGATGATATCAATGTGGGAGCCGAGCTTACCGGAACACTCGATAAAGCCGAAATGTTGAAGGTGATCTTGAGCTTCAGCAATCGCAAGGAGATCAAATTCCTTTGCcttgaaaatggaatcgatt CAaacctgcagcagcaagcgtTCGTCAGCTTCCGAAAGTACTGCCTCGAGACGGATGCACTGCCGGCCGATTTGCATGTCGTGCTGAGCGATATTCTGCAGGGCGCCGGCCATGTCGATGATATCTTTCCGTACTTTTTGCGGCACGTGAAGCAAATATTTCCGCATCTCGAGTGTATGGACGATTTGAAGAAGATCTCGGACCTGCGGCAACCGGCCAACTGGTACCCGAATGCTCGCGGCATGAACCGGAAGGTTATCTTTCACTCTGGGCCGACCAACTCGGGCAAGACGTACCACGCGATGGAGCGCTTTCTGTCAGCGAAATCGGGCGTTTACTGTGGACCGTTGAAGCTGCTGGCCAGTGAGGTGTACAACAAGAGCAATCAACGTGGCACACCGTGCGATCTGGTGACGGGCGAGGAGAGAAAGTTTGCCAACCCAGAGGGCAAACCGTCGGCTCACGTTGCTTGCACGGTCGAAATGACTTCCATCAACACGCCTT ACGAGGTAGCGGTAATAGACGAAATTCAGCTGTTGAAGGACGTTGGCCGTGGTTGGGCTTGGACGCGAGCGTTCCTTGGTTTGATGGCGGAAGAGATACACGTGTGCGGTGAGCCGGGCACCGCCGATTTGCTGCAGAAGCTCTGCGAGACGACACACGAATCGATGGAGGTGCGAAACTACAAGCGTCTGACTGCGTTACACATCGAGGATCAAGCGCTGATAACGCTGGACAACGTACAGCCGGGTGACTGTATCGTTTGCTTTAGCAAAAATGACATCTACTCCGTTTCCCGCGAGATAGAGGCACGCGGCAAGGAGGTGGCGGTCATCTACGGTGGATTACCACCTGGAACGAAGCTTGCACAGGCGGCCAAATTCAATGATCCCAACAACAGCTGTaaggtgctggtggcaacCGATGCTATCGGGATGGGCCTAAACCTGAGCATACGCCGTGTGATTTTCTACTCGATGATCAAACCCACCATGAATCAGAAGGGTGAAAAAGAGATGGACACTATTTCCGTTTCGCAAGCGCTCCAAATTGCCGGTCGTGCCGGTCGGTATGGCATGAAGTGGGAGGAAGGCTACGTGACGACGTTCAAGGCAGAAGACCTACCGACGCTGCGTGGTATTCTGGCACAAACTCCCGAGCCACTGTCACAGGCTGGACTACATCCGACTGCTGACATGATCGAACTGTACGCCTACCATCTACCGAATGCTACGCTCAGCAATCTGATGGAGATCTTTGTGTCTCTCAGCACCGTTGATGATTCGCTGTACTTTATGTGTAACACGGAAGACTTCAAGTTCCTCGCGGAAACGATCCAGCAtgtgccgttgccgttgcgagCGCGGTACATATTCTGCTGCGCCCCGATCAACCGCAACATGCCGTTCGTGTGTTCGATGTTTCTCAAGTATGCGCGGCGCTACAGCCGCAACGAACCGGTTACATTCGATTGGTTGTGCAATCAGTGTGGCTGGCCGTTCCAGCTGCCTCGCACCATCATTGATCTTGTGCACCTCGAGGCGGTGTTCGACGTGCTCGATCTGTACCTGTGGCTGAGCTATCGATTCCCCGATCTGTTCCCCGACGAGAAGTTGGTGCGCGACATACAACGCGAACTGGACGATATCATCCAGCAGGGCGTATTCCAGATCACGAAGCTACTCAAAAACTCCGAGACGGCCGTCTCGACCAACACGCCGGATGAGGATTCGTTCGTGATGCGGCAGCGCAAGAGCAAATACTACCGGGAGACGAGTGCGAGTGGGACGCGTGGTCGGTTGACGGAACGGTTGCTGGCTCAGGGACTGCTGACCCCTGCCATGCTGCAGGAACTGAAACACGAGTGGGACCAGCAGGCGAAGCGATCGGGCAAGGCGGCTCATGGTGCGAGTGATCACAGTCGCtccgaagatgatgacgacccGTTCGATGGTGGTAAGAAGGGACGACGGAAAGGAAGTAGAGTGAAACCACTGAAGTGA
- the LOC126572632 gene encoding charged multivesicular body protein 3, translating to MGLFGKSQERNPKDMVQEWSSKLRKETFALDRQIRSIQREEDKIKRTLKEAAKKNDKEVCTILAKELIRSRKAVNKIYTSKAHINSVQLQMKNQLATIRVAGSLSKSTEVMQAMQALVKLPEVAASMREMSKEMMKAGIIEEMIDETMESLEDVEEMEQEAQKEIDNVLWEITAGKLGEAPATPQANPNKEEPTTSQVAEEEDDEEDMKEMQNRLQALRS from the exons ATGGGACTCTTCGGTAAATCGCAGGAACGAAACCCGAAAGATATG GTGCAAGAATGGTCCTCGAAGTTGCGCAAGGAAACGTTCGCCCTGGACCGTCAGATACGATCGATTCAGCGCGAAGAGGACAAAATCAAGCGCACGCTGAAGGAGGCGGCCAAAAAGAACGACAAAGAGGTTTGCACAATCCTGGCGAAAGAACTGATCCGGTCCCGGAAGGCGGTCAACAAAATTTACACAAGTAAAGCGCACATCAACTCGGTGCAGCTGCAGATGAAGAACCAGCTGGCGACGATACGGGTCGCCGGTTCACTGTCCAAGTCGACCGAGGTGATGCAGGCGATGCAGGCACTCGTCAAGCTGCCCGAGGTGGCCGCGTCGATGCGCGAAATGTCCAAGGAGATGATGAAGGCCGGCATTATCGAGGAGATGATCGACGAAACGATGGAATCGCTCGAGGACGTCGAGGAGATGGAGCAGGAGGCACAGAAGGAGATCGACAATGTGCTCTGGGAGATCACGGCCGGTAAGCTGGGTGAAGCGCCAGCCACACCACAGGCCAATCCCAACAAAGAGGAACCGACGACGTCGCAGGTGGCCgaggaagaagacgacgaggaagatATGAAGGAGATGCAAAACCGACTGCAAGCGTTGCGCTCGTGA